In Caretta caretta isolate rCarCar2 chromosome 4, rCarCar1.hap1, whole genome shotgun sequence, one genomic interval encodes:
- the LOC142071933 gene encoding uncharacterized protein LOC142071933, which translates to MQSSSAEVTMMESQNRKRAPAWTEREVRDLIAVWGEESVLSELRSSFRNAKTFVKISQGMKDRGHNRDPKQCRVKLKELRQAYQKTREANSCSGSEPQTCRFYDELHAILGGSATTTPAVLFDSFNGDGGNTEAGFGDEEDDDEEEVVDSSQQASGETSFPDSQELFLTLDLEPVPPEPTQGCLLDPAGGEGTSAACVSMITGSSPSQRLVKLRKKKKRTRDEMFSELMLSSHTDRAQTNAWRQIMSECRKAQNDREERWRAEESKWRAEDRAEAQMWRQRDERRQDSMLRLLQDQTSMLQCMVELQQRQLEHRLPLLPLCNQPPSSPSSIASTPRRPRTRWGGLRPTSHSTTEDCPKKRRLSFNKF; encoded by the exons atgcagagctcatcagcagaggtgaccatgatggagtcccagaatcgcaaaagagctccagcatggaccgaacgggaggtacgggatctgatcgctgtttggggagaggaatccgtgctatcagaactccgttccagttttcgaaatgccaaaacctttgtcaaaatctcccagggcatgaaggacagaggccataacagggacccgaagcagtgccgcgtgaaactgaaggagctgaggcaagcctaccagaaaaccagagaggcgaacagctgctctgggtcagagccccaaacatgccgcttctatgatgagctgcatgccattttagggggttcagccaccactaccccagccgtgttgtttgactccttcaatggagatggaggcaatacagaagcaggttttggggacgaagaagatgatgatgaggaggaggttgtagatagctcacagcaagcaagcggagaaaccagttttcccgacagccaggaactgtttctcaccctagacctggagccagtaccccccgaacccacccaaggctgcctcctggacccagcaggcggagaagggacctctg ctgcatgtgtttcaatgatcacaggatcttctccttcccagaggctagtgaagcttagaaagaaaaaaaaacgcactcgcgatgaaatgttctccgagctcatgctgtcctcccacactgacagagcacagacgaatgcgtggaggcaaataatgtcagagtgcaggaaagcacaaaatgaccgggaggagaggtggcgggctgaagagagtaagtggcgggctgaagacagggctgaagctcaaatgtggcggcagcgtgatgagaggaggcaggattcaatgctgaggctgctgcaggaccaaaccagtatgctccagtgtatggttgagctgcagcaaaggcagctggagcacagactgccactgctgcccctctgtaaccaaccgccctcgtccccaagttccatagcctccacacccagacgcccaagaacgcggtgggggggcctccggccaaccagccactccaccacagaggattgccccaaaaaaagaaggctgtcattcaataaattttaa